One segment of Methanomassiliicoccales archaeon DNA contains the following:
- the dapA gene encoding 4-hydroxy-tetrahydrodipicolinate synthase, producing MIEFKGIIVPMLTPFRPNGEIDQQMLEKLGAFLIERGVHGLFPSSSIGEASSMSPAERRVVIEKVFETAGDRVPVIPGTGSSDLTTTLELTRFAEDLGCDGAIVVTTYYLKPDQDGLIDYYSKVAESVNIPIFLYQIPMATGVAISPETVSRLAEEHDNIIGMKDSSGDLAGLMRIKSMVKDDFLIFQGSDTLLLPSLLIGCSGGMVGTSNIVPRLALDLFSAFGTGDIAKAKEIQMKKLGPFFQACMGNGVFPAGFKEASRLISLDMGPARTPVRRLSRKEKEKLKKDLRSLDFMS from the coding sequence ATGATCGAATTTAAAGGAATCATAGTGCCGATGTTGACACCATTTCGACCGAATGGGGAAATCGATCAGCAGATGCTTGAGAAATTGGGTGCCTTCCTGATAGAGAGAGGCGTTCACGGTCTTTTTCCATCCTCTTCTATCGGGGAGGCTTCAAGCATGAGCCCCGCTGAACGGAGGGTTGTGATTGAGAAGGTCTTTGAAACGGCAGGCGATAGGGTTCCCGTAATCCCAGGGACAGGGTCAAGCGACCTCACAACCACCCTGGAGCTTACAAGGTTCGCAGAGGATCTCGGCTGTGACGGCGCAATAGTGGTGACAACGTACTATTTGAAGCCGGATCAGGATGGCTTGATCGATTACTACTCCAAGGTGGCAGAATCCGTGAACATCCCGATCTTCCTATATCAGATACCTATGGCCACGGGGGTGGCTATCAGCCCAGAGACGGTTTCACGGCTTGCGGAGGAACACGACAACATCATAGGAATGAAGGACAGCTCCGGAGACTTAGCTGGCCTCATGAGGATCAAGAGCATGGTCAAAGATGATTTCTTGATTTTCCAGGGATCGGACACCTTGCTGCTTCCGAGCCTGCTCATAGGCTGTTCCGGCGGAATGGTGGGAACGTCGAATATCGTTCCAAGGCTGGCTCTTGATCTATTCAGTGCATTTGGGACGGGGGATATCGCAAAGGCAAAGGAGATACAGATGAAGAAACTGGGCCCCTTTTTCCAGGCATGCATGGGAAATGGAGTCTTCCCGGCAGGATTCAAGGAGGCATCAAGATTGATCAGCCTTGATATGGGACCGGCTCGCACACCCGTAAGGAGACTTAGTCGTAAAGAGAAAGAAAAGCTGAAGAAGGATCTGAGATCCTTGGACTTCATGAGCTGA
- a CDS encoding thioredoxin, protein MNGHVRDLSTLDIDSTLESADKLVVVEFYLTTCPHCQAVAPIYELVAEEMVNEALFFRVDVDQNPLLTKRFNVVGTPTFKFFCQVRSVGESVGFMNVTALRNTIGDMMLRRKDCLSKSSPIRYNIDMFG, encoded by the coding sequence ATGAACGGGCATGTGAGAGATCTCTCCACTTTGGACATAGATTCCACCTTGGAATCTGCGGACAAGTTGGTCGTGGTCGAGTTCTATCTTACAACATGCCCTCATTGTCAGGCAGTCGCCCCCATATATGAACTGGTAGCCGAAGAGATGGTCAACGAAGCCCTGTTCTTCAGAGTCGACGTCGATCAGAACCCTCTTCTCACCAAGAGATTCAATGTGGTTGGAACACCCACTTTCAAATTCTTCTGCCAAGTCCGCTCGGTAGGTGAGAGTGTGGGCTTCATGAATGTCACAGCTCTAAGGAACACGATAGGGGACATGATGCTTCGAAGGAAGGACTGTTTATCTAAATCCTCCCCGATTCGATACAATATCGATATGTTTGGTTGA
- a CDS encoding aldehyde ferredoxin oxidoreductase family protein has protein sequence MYGYWGKILWVDLSTKKISTQEFDEAFARKWLGGAGFGVKLLYDNIPAGADPLGPDNIFFLGVGPIQGKTGVLGSGRFTICFKSPLTGFWGSSTGGGHLAEAVKKAGWDGIAVKGAAKKPVYIHINENKVEIKDASALWGKDIRETQEALRKEVGDPKAQVVPIGQGAENLVRYAALTIEDGHGNAGRMGGGAVMGSKKLKAIVIQGDKAIDVKDSEKLKAIKKDVADAVKANDFAKANREEGQAMAVIDREKLGLLPMKNFDLGTWADGAKKIGSAGGDFNPTLKPKPDTCSNCVMGCHRRVTIKEGTAFDMDGYGPEYETLGMMGSNCLVDDLKAINYAGHLCNMWSIDTIDFGGVVGFAMEAYEKGFIKKKDLGFTLEWGDGEGMVKLLELIAFRKNEMGKLLGEGVGIAAEKLGCPELAVTVNNAIIPAHDGRAFYSMAVNYATGPRGPCHVTGFSEGSELGVPFPEYDLPGMDRFSPDLKGKAAVAWQDMAMFDNSLTYCLFYDFAGYSHQWKADIVNAITGWDTDTKELIVEVGGRVCQMCRMFGLKHGLIPTKNDVIPPKMYQPLAEGGAAGKVPPFTKMLAEYYDARGWVNGVPTVKTLKKFGIGDTAKDIKTFPVVDGLF, from the coding sequence ATGTATGGATACTGGGGAAAGATACTTTGGGTGGACCTGTCCACCAAGAAAATTTCCACCCAGGAATTCGACGAGGCTTTCGCAAGGAAGTGGCTCGGCGGAGCCGGATTTGGAGTGAAACTCCTTTACGATAACATTCCGGCAGGTGCCGATCCGCTAGGACCTGACAACATCTTCTTCCTTGGGGTAGGTCCCATTCAGGGGAAGACGGGCGTCTTGGGTTCTGGCCGATTCACCATTTGCTTCAAATCCCCTCTGACCGGATTCTGGGGCAGCTCCACTGGTGGAGGCCATCTGGCAGAGGCGGTAAAGAAAGCAGGATGGGATGGAATCGCGGTAAAGGGAGCGGCTAAGAAGCCGGTATACATCCACATAAATGAGAACAAGGTGGAGATCAAGGACGCTTCGGCCCTCTGGGGGAAGGACATCCGCGAGACCCAAGAAGCACTTCGCAAAGAGGTCGGTGACCCCAAGGCGCAGGTAGTGCCCATTGGTCAGGGTGCCGAGAACCTTGTAAGGTACGCGGCGCTCACCATCGAAGATGGACATGGAAATGCCGGCCGAATGGGCGGCGGTGCGGTCATGGGTTCCAAGAAGCTGAAGGCCATAGTCATCCAGGGCGACAAAGCCATTGATGTCAAGGATTCAGAGAAGCTGAAGGCCATAAAGAAGGACGTTGCCGATGCCGTCAAGGCCAATGACTTTGCCAAGGCCAACCGTGAGGAGGGCCAGGCCATGGCCGTCATCGATAGGGAGAAGCTCGGTCTGCTTCCCATGAAGAACTTCGACCTTGGAACCTGGGCAGATGGCGCCAAGAAGATCGGCTCCGCTGGCGGAGATTTCAATCCCACTTTGAAGCCAAAGCCGGATACCTGCTCCAACTGCGTTATGGGTTGCCACCGTCGCGTGACCATCAAGGAGGGAACAGCATTTGACATGGATGGTTACGGTCCGGAGTACGAGACCTTGGGAATGATGGGCAGCAACTGTCTCGTCGACGATCTGAAGGCCATCAATTACGCCGGGCACCTCTGCAACATGTGGAGCATCGACACCATCGATTTCGGCGGAGTGGTCGGCTTTGCAATGGAGGCCTACGAGAAGGGCTTCATCAAGAAGAAGGATCTCGGTTTCACCCTTGAGTGGGGAGACGGCGAGGGAATGGTCAAGCTCCTTGAGCTCATCGCCTTCAGGAAGAACGAGATGGGCAAGTTGCTCGGAGAGGGCGTAGGAATAGCAGCCGAGAAGCTTGGCTGCCCAGAGCTTGCAGTGACCGTCAACAACGCGATCATTCCTGCCCACGATGGTAGGGCGTTCTACTCCATGGCTGTCAACTACGCCACTGGACCCCGCGGACCATGTCACGTGACCGGATTCTCAGAGGGTTCCGAACTTGGAGTGCCCTTCCCAGAGTATGACCTTCCGGGAATGGACAGGTTCAGTCCAGACCTGAAGGGAAAGGCCGCCGTGGCCTGGCAGGACATGGCAATGTTCGACAACTCGCTGACCTACTGCCTGTTCTACGACTTTGCCGGTTACTCGCATCAGTGGAAGGCTGACATAGTCAACGCCATCACAGGATGGGACACAGACACCAAGGAACTCATAGTCGAGGTCGGGGGAAGAGTCTGCCAGATGTGCAGAATGTTCGGTCTCAAGCATGGGTTGATACCCACAAAGAACGACGTGATTCCACCCAAGATGTACCAGCCTCTTGCCGAGGGCGGTGCGGCCGGTAAGGTCCCACCCTTCACCAAGATGCTCGCCGAGTACTACGATGCCAGGGGTTGGGTGAACGGCGTTCCGACCGTCAAGACACTCAAGAAGTTCGGCATCGGTGATACCGCCAAGGACATCAAGACCTTCCCGGTGGTCGATGGTCTCTTCTGA
- a CDS encoding (Fe-S)-binding protein produces MPDINRELLACLQCGYCVKVCPAYSQMPWESVTPRGKVYYLNQLANRSPMDKWLGRKVEVDDEFVDAVYQCTGCARCHTVCHVGIEFAEFWEKVREWIVDQGAGPKPVHRKIDERISQVRNPYGEPMEKRDAWWPSDVPRTEIPDVIFFAGCTASYREQDIALASVRVLDRAGVGVNVLGEAEYCCTSPSLRTGQTGNAYDCAESIVSTTEKMGAKTMVTACAGCFKTISHDFERFYSSPTFEVMHFTEYVLKLLKEKRLMFSSEFNKKVTYHDPCHLGRHGGVFEPPREVLKRMPGVDLVEMPHNRMDSRCCGAGGGYKSGYNAFATNIAADRVEEALSVGAEVIATACPFCVLNLQHGANQIGSDIQIVDIAELIEELTRPVEAKEE; encoded by the coding sequence ATGCCAGATATAAACAGGGAGTTGCTTGCCTGTCTCCAGTGTGGTTATTGTGTCAAGGTATGCCCGGCCTACAGCCAGATGCCCTGGGAGTCGGTGACACCTAGAGGCAAGGTCTACTACCTGAATCAGCTGGCCAACAGATCTCCAATGGATAAATGGCTGGGACGGAAGGTGGAGGTCGATGACGAGTTCGTGGACGCAGTGTATCAATGCACTGGGTGCGCAAGGTGTCATACAGTATGCCACGTTGGGATCGAGTTCGCCGAATTCTGGGAGAAAGTCAGGGAGTGGATCGTGGACCAGGGTGCTGGTCCCAAGCCGGTGCATCGCAAGATCGACGAGCGCATCTCCCAAGTGAGAAACCCATACGGGGAACCAATGGAAAAGAGGGATGCATGGTGGCCATCTGATGTTCCAAGAACCGAGATACCAGATGTGATCTTCTTTGCTGGCTGCACCGCATCCTATAGAGAGCAGGATATCGCCCTGGCGAGCGTTCGAGTCCTGGACAGAGCAGGAGTCGGCGTCAACGTCCTTGGGGAGGCGGAATACTGCTGCACATCACCTTCGCTGAGAACAGGACAGACGGGAAATGCTTACGATTGCGCAGAAAGCATCGTGAGCACCACGGAGAAAATGGGTGCAAAGACCATGGTTACAGCTTGCGCTGGGTGTTTCAAGACCATTTCCCATGACTTCGAGCGTTTCTATTCCAGCCCGACGTTCGAAGTGATGCACTTCACAGAGTATGTCCTGAAGTTGCTCAAGGAGAAGAGGCTCATGTTCTCGAGTGAGTTCAACAAGAAGGTGACCTACCATGACCCGTGCCACCTTGGTCGACACGGTGGAGTCTTCGAACCCCCCAGAGAGGTTTTGAAGCGAATGCCGGGGGTGGATCTGGTGGAAATGCCCCACAACCGTATGGACTCGAGGTGCTGCGGTGCTGGCGGTGGATACAAATCTGGCTACAACGCCTTCGCCACTAACATTGCTGCAGATAGAGTGGAGGAGGCTCTCTCGGTTGGAGCTGAGGTAATAGCTACTGCATGTCCCTTCTGCGTTCTGAACCTTCAGCATGGCGCTAATCAGATCGGCTCTGATATCCAGATTGTGGATATCGCTGAGCTTATCGAGGAGCTCACCAGGCCGGTGGAAGCGAAAGAAGAGTAA
- a CDS encoding chloride channel protein: protein MSVNPGTDRSPIHIIESRLTQLLTLNVREYLRKWLPLSIFIGIVGGIGAIIFQILLDIVWTLCYGQGTVPWYLILLFPAAGGLIVGLIVHRFAPEAAGHGTDSVIDALHQKGGKIRIRVVPVKIIASAITIGTGGSAGREGPIAQIGAGLASWLGTKLKLSRSDLRIFVVSGMAAGFSAIFKAPLGSAIFAMEVPYKNDLETNAVIPAMISSVVAYLTFIPFYGTKPIFNVPVSELAISSSNIFLVFLVGILVGVLGIVFVKVFYGARNFFRSLNMPFFLKTGFGGLMVGVLGLALPEVLGLGSSTIQGILSGSYTSITFLLAIVVGKMVATSFSIGSGGSGGVFFPSLLIGGALGGAVASLFGMEYLPLCVLVGMGAMMAGVTKTPVSTSIMITEMVGGYMALIPIMIGSVISYIITGRCTIYEKQIAQKSFSMDVSCLSMVKVSEAMNDRIITIPYNVSIDEAYRIARDNPHYLYPVVDDNGRILGVAPRERIDEVHQRLPDSSVMQVLQTHFEPVDSDKEVLTAFEIMNNKQISRMIVVDPEDRRRVVGTITRYDILNIMEHLDERHHEY, encoded by the coding sequence ATGAGCGTCAATCCAGGGACAGATAGGAGTCCGATCCACATTATCGAGAGCAGACTCACCCAACTTCTGACCCTCAATGTCCGGGAATATCTCAGGAAGTGGCTTCCCCTCAGCATCTTCATAGGCATCGTGGGTGGGATAGGAGCCATCATTTTTCAGATCCTTCTCGATATTGTGTGGACGCTCTGCTACGGCCAGGGGACGGTGCCATGGTACCTGATACTCCTTTTTCCTGCCGCCGGCGGCTTGATCGTGGGATTGATCGTACACAGGTTCGCCCCCGAGGCCGCTGGACACGGTACCGATTCGGTGATTGATGCCTTGCACCAAAAGGGTGGGAAGATCAGGATACGGGTAGTTCCAGTCAAGATCATCGCCAGCGCCATAACCATCGGTACTGGTGGCAGCGCTGGTAGAGAGGGACCAATAGCCCAGATCGGTGCTGGACTAGCATCTTGGCTGGGGACAAAGCTCAAGCTGAGCCGTTCCGACCTGAGGATATTCGTGGTCAGCGGGATGGCCGCTGGATTCTCGGCCATATTCAAGGCCCCCCTTGGCTCGGCCATCTTCGCCATGGAGGTCCCCTACAAGAACGACCTGGAGACGAACGCCGTAATCCCTGCCATGATATCGAGCGTGGTTGCCTACCTCACGTTCATACCGTTCTACGGGACGAAGCCCATCTTTAATGTGCCGGTCTCGGAGCTGGCGATATCCAGCAGCAACATTTTTCTCGTGTTCCTAGTGGGGATACTAGTGGGAGTGTTGGGAATCGTTTTCGTCAAGGTGTTCTATGGGGCCAGGAACTTCTTCCGATCCTTGAACATGCCATTCTTTCTCAAGACCGGTTTCGGGGGGCTGATGGTGGGCGTCCTAGGTCTGGCCCTCCCCGAGGTGCTCGGTCTTGGATCCAGTACCATTCAGGGAATACTGAGCGGATCGTACACCTCGATCACATTCCTCCTGGCGATCGTGGTTGGCAAGATGGTCGCTACCTCCTTCAGTATCGGCTCTGGGGGGAGCGGGGGTGTGTTCTTTCCCTCGCTGCTCATAGGTGGAGCCCTGGGAGGGGCGGTGGCCTCCTTGTTCGGAATGGAATATCTTCCTCTTTGCGTGCTTGTGGGGATGGGGGCCATGATGGCCGGGGTTACCAAGACCCCTGTGTCCACTTCCATCATGATCACGGAAATGGTAGGGGGATACATGGCCCTTATCCCCATCATGATAGGCTCGGTGATAAGCTACATCATCACTGGAAGATGCACCATTTACGAGAAACAGATTGCCCAGAAATCATTCTCAATGGACGTTTCCTGCCTTAGTATGGTCAAGGTAAGCGAGGCCATGAACGACAGGATCATCACTATACCCTACAACGTGTCGATCGATGAGGCTTACCGGATCGCGAGAGACAATCCACACTACCTTTACCCTGTCGTCGATGACAACGGCAGGATCCTGGGGGTGGCCCCCAGGGAGAGGATAGACGAGGTCCATCAAAGGCTCCCGGACTCCTCCGTGATGCAGGTACTCCAGACCCACTTCGAGCCCGTGGACTCCGACAAGGAGGTCCTCACGGCCTTCGAGATCATGAACAACAAGCAGATCTCACGTATGATAGTTGTTGATCCAGAGGACCGAAGGAGGGTGGTGGGGACCATCACAAGGTACGACATCCTGAACATTATGGAGCATCTCGATGAGAGGCACCACGAGTACTGA